In a genomic window of Myxococcales bacterium:
- a CDS encoding GNAT family N-acetyltransferase, with product MPEIEFRDYRPDDRDTVIALLADGRHPDYARAKAAVFAWEFFANPARADMSPFLIGTVDGEIVAINGFIPVEVQFRGTPTLGCWSVDMYVSAKHRGRGFGKALVNRVAERAPVMLALGISPMSDPIFEQLRWPRDESLTTMFCYLDEAGAKGLAKNALTTGARLVGGRRRRATAELGCDVAVEDAVEPAELDALWCRVAGQYGDAVARTGAYLTWRYRDAPTLRYRWVAARRGGVLRGLLITRQDAAESVIVDYLGPADEPTLLIALCDRATEDLAATGTRRIRCETTHGPMKAALAACGYVTYRRAGGFRTYCHDGRPTTAQSNWFVMTGDSDNDLLVF from the coding sequence TTGCCCGAGATCGAGTTCCGTGACTACCGCCCCGACGACCGCGACACGGTCATCGCGCTGCTGGCGGACGGGCGCCACCCCGACTACGCCCGCGCGAAGGCGGCGGTGTTCGCGTGGGAGTTCTTCGCCAACCCGGCGCGCGCGGACATGTCGCCGTTCCTGATCGGCACGGTCGACGGCGAGATCGTCGCGATCAACGGCTTCATCCCGGTCGAGGTCCAGTTCCGCGGCACGCCGACGCTGGGCTGCTGGAGCGTCGACATGTACGTGTCGGCGAAGCACCGCGGGCGCGGCTTCGGCAAGGCGCTGGTCAACCGCGTGGCCGAGCGCGCGCCGGTGATGCTGGCGCTCGGCATCAGCCCGATGAGCGATCCGATCTTCGAGCAGCTGCGGTGGCCGCGCGACGAGTCGCTGACGACGATGTTCTGCTACCTCGACGAGGCGGGCGCCAAGGGGCTGGCCAAGAACGCGCTCACCACCGGCGCGCGCCTGGTCGGCGGCCGGCGCCGTCGGGCCACCGCCGAGCTCGGCTGCGACGTCGCGGTCGAAGATGCCGTCGAGCCGGCCGAGCTCGACGCGCTGTGGTGCCGGGTCGCCGGGCAGTACGGCGACGCGGTCGCGCGCACCGGCGCGTACCTGACGTGGCGCTACCGCGACGCGCCGACGCTGCGGTACCGCTGGGTCGCGGCCCGGCGCGGCGGCGTGCTGCGCGGGCTGTTGATCACGCGCCAGGACGCGGCCGAGTCGGTGATCGTCGACTACCTCGGGCCCGCCGACGAGCCGACGCTGCTGATCGCACTGTGCGACCGCGCGACCGAGGATCTGGCGGCGACCGGGACCCGGCGGATCCGGTGCGAGACCACCCACGGGCCGATGAAGGCCGCGCTCGCGGCCTGCGGCTACGTCACGTACCGCCGCGCTGGTGGCTTCCGCACGTACTGTCACGACGGCCGGCCGACGACCGCGCAGAGCAACTGGTTCGTGATGACCGGCGACAGCGACAACGACCTGCTGGTGTTCTGA
- a CDS encoding mucoidy inhibitor MuiA family protein yields the protein MMRLQDRRWITYAGLAMVVAGCTPRRVVAPTAAAPSGGVVAAGSTAPAAHDVADAGSDAQALTSRVSKVTVYSDRARVSRQATAALTSEPTVFAFRSLPGWVDDGSVQVSASAGRIVDVRVDRRFLAQATDASWRRVEAEHKALTAKRAALTDEVAVLDAQKAQIEAIKAFSLAKITQDTVIGDVSVQSYGDVLGFITASLRTTASARRDVAAQLDELAPELEASQRRLEDAKGLMKLEETTVLVTLQAGAPTSATVELTYMLPGVTWEPMHELRASTTDAKNVEVISFASLSQTSGEDWGGAELSFSTQSTTQSVRIPELEALTLGDTQTATRILTTQASSFTRAQQAFAGQSQMWNMVHQDASAMRARASFEQVYQSNVEYLEVVQGRTVSIFESLEKRGTTAHFTAQPVASVRGDGHPVRLLIGRSVLGSTQQIVAAPEQSLSAARTLAMTNATGQALLPGKVALYQDGTFLGLTDIAFIAQGERFALFLSVADQLKLTRQLDRKQSTLIRKARNQMQVVFVVTVENLGAEATTFTLADRIPVSENKDIKVDKVAITPAVKPDAQGLLHWELTLKPGERREFRIGYQVEYPAELVIETNRRRMLDPSSPSKSRIEDQIMELENDL from the coding sequence ATGATGCGACTGCAGGATCGGCGCTGGATCACGTACGCGGGGCTGGCGATGGTGGTGGCCGGGTGCACGCCGCGGAGAGTGGTGGCGCCGACGGCGGCGGCGCCGAGCGGCGGGGTGGTGGCGGCGGGCTCGACGGCGCCGGCGGCGCACGACGTGGCCGACGCGGGCTCGGACGCCCAGGCGCTGACGTCGCGCGTGAGCAAGGTGACGGTGTACTCGGACCGCGCGCGCGTCAGTCGGCAGGCGACGGCGGCCTTGACCAGCGAGCCGACGGTGTTCGCGTTCCGGAGCCTGCCGGGCTGGGTCGACGACGGCTCGGTCCAGGTCTCGGCCAGCGCCGGGCGCATCGTCGACGTGCGGGTCGACCGACGGTTCCTGGCCCAGGCCACCGACGCCAGCTGGCGCCGGGTCGAGGCCGAGCACAAGGCGCTGACGGCCAAGCGCGCGGCGCTGACCGACGAGGTCGCGGTGCTCGACGCGCAGAAGGCGCAGATCGAGGCGATCAAGGCGTTCTCGCTGGCCAAGATCACGCAGGACACCGTCATCGGCGACGTCAGCGTCCAGAGCTACGGCGACGTGCTCGGGTTCATCACCGCGTCGTTGCGGACCACGGCGTCGGCGCGCCGCGACGTCGCCGCCCAGCTCGACGAGCTCGCGCCCGAGCTCGAGGCCAGCCAGCGCCGGCTCGAGGACGCCAAGGGCCTGATGAAGCTCGAGGAGACGACCGTGCTGGTCACGCTCCAGGCCGGCGCGCCGACCTCGGCCACGGTCGAGCTGACGTACATGCTGCCGGGCGTCACCTGGGAGCCGATGCACGAGCTGCGCGCGAGCACGACCGACGCCAAGAACGTCGAGGTCATCTCGTTCGCGTCGCTCAGCCAGACCAGCGGCGAGGACTGGGGCGGCGCCGAGCTGTCGTTCTCGACCCAGTCCACCACGCAGTCGGTGCGCATCCCCGAGCTCGAGGCGCTGACGCTCGGCGACACCCAGACCGCGACCCGGATCCTCACCACCCAGGCGTCGTCGTTCACCCGCGCCCAGCAGGCGTTCGCCGGCCAGAGCCAGATGTGGAACATGGTCCACCAGGACGCGTCGGCGATGCGCGCCCGCGCCAGCTTCGAGCAGGTCTACCAGAGCAACGTCGAGTACCTGGAGGTGGTCCAGGGCCGGACCGTGTCGATCTTCGAGAGCCTCGAGAAGCGCGGCACCACCGCGCACTTCACGGCGCAGCCGGTCGCGAGCGTCCGCGGCGACGGCCACCCGGTGCGGCTGCTGATCGGCCGCAGCGTCCTGGGCTCGACCCAGCAGATCGTCGCCGCGCCCGAGCAGAGCCTCAGCGCCGCGCGCACCCTGGCGATGACCAACGCCACCGGCCAGGCGCTCCTGCCCGGCAAGGTCGCGCTCTACCAGGACGGCACGTTCCTGGGCCTGACCGACATCGCCTTCATCGCCCAGGGCGAGCGCTTCGCGCTGTTCCTGAGCGTCGCCGATCAGCTCAAGCTGACGCGCCAGCTCGACCGCAAGCAGAGCACGCTCATCCGCAAGGCCCGCAACCAGATGCAGGTCGTGTTCGTCGTCACCGTCGAGAACCTCGGCGCCGAGGCGACCACGTTCACGCTGGCCGACCGCATCCCGGTGTCCGAGAACAAGGACATCAAGGTCGACAAGGTCGCGATCACGCCCGCGGTCAAGCCCGACGCCCAGGGCCTCCTGCACTGGGAGCTGACCCTCAAGCCCGGCGAGCGGCGCGAGTTCCGGATCGGCTACCAGGTCGAGTACCCGGCCGAGCTGGTGATCGAGACCAACCGCCGGCGCATGCTCGACCCGTCGTCGCCGTCGAAGTCCCGGATCGAGGATCAGATCATGGAGCTCGAGAACGACCTGTAG
- a CDS encoding tetratricopeptide repeat protein has protein sequence MIRRALLSTLTSLCCALLVPVVVLVHIAPAAAQPTSAADKQKAAKSYVDAGLAAQNAGDYDTALTMFGKAYELVPHPVLLFNIGQVHRLAGRPAPAIDFYKKYLAAEPKGAQAKTAKEFITALEVQLATKPGDPTGPTAEQLRAEEAARRKAEADAAAARAEADRLRAEAAASNKTVEEIKAARAAEEARAAEAARVAEAARVAEEARAAEAARAAEAARTPVPPPPPAKKGKPRALMIGLASAAIIGGMLIDLMPDSSNNGSLDALDFAPAVLYPVGVGLIVGSF, from the coding sequence ATGATCCGTCGCGCGCTGCTGTCGACCTTGACCTCGCTCTGCTGTGCCCTGCTCGTGCCGGTCGTGGTGCTCGTGCACATCGCGCCGGCCGCGGCGCAGCCGACCTCGGCGGCCGACAAGCAGAAGGCCGCCAAGAGCTACGTCGACGCGGGCCTCGCGGCCCAGAACGCCGGCGACTACGACACCGCGCTGACGATGTTCGGCAAGGCCTACGAGCTGGTGCCGCACCCGGTGCTCTTGTTCAACATCGGGCAGGTCCACCGCCTCGCCGGTCGCCCCGCGCCGGCGATCGACTTCTACAAGAAGTACCTCGCGGCCGAGCCCAAGGGCGCCCAGGCCAAGACCGCCAAGGAGTTCATCACCGCGCTCGAGGTCCAGCTCGCGACCAAGCCCGGCGATCCGACCGGCCCGACGGCCGAGCAGCTCCGGGCCGAGGAGGCCGCGCGGCGCAAGGCCGAGGCCGACGCCGCGGCGGCGCGGGCCGAGGCCGATCGGCTCCGGGCCGAGGCCGCGGCCAGCAACAAGACCGTCGAGGAGATCAAGGCCGCGCGCGCCGCCGAGGAGGCCCGCGCCGCCGAGGCGGCCCGCGTCGCCGAGGCGGCCCGCGTCGCCGAGGAGGCCCGCGCGGCCGAGGCAGCCCGCGCGGCCGAGGCGGCCCGCACCCCGGTGCCCCCGCCGCCGCCGGCCAAGAAGGGCAAGCCGCGCGCGCTGATGATCGGCCTCGCCAGCGCGGCCATCATCGGCGGCATGCTCATCGACCTGATGCCCGACTCGTCGAACAACGGCTCGCTCGACGCCCTCGACTTCGCGCCCGCGGTCCTCTACCCGGTGGGCGTCGGCCTGATCGTGGGGTCGTTCTGA
- a CDS encoding serine/threonine protein kinase translates to MGVVYAAQHALIGRHAAVKVLLPELSQNQDIVTRFFNEARAATAIRHPGIVEIFDFGYCADGSAYIVMELLAGESLAARMLRGRMSVEGALLVVRQIAGALAAAHAQRIVHRDLKPDNVFLVPDPEVPGGERIKLLDFGIAKLTGDGEQSSKTRTGTVMGTPTYMAPEQCRGVSLDHRADLYSLGCILFELLTGRPPFVGEGVGDVLAAHIHVPPPPLLSLVPDAGPELDQLMQRLLAKDPEYRIQTAAEIIHAVDALSGGAAYRTGPAVVGGGHLPTSPMISGPTTLSGSARLMTSAGGPPLARSRTPLFIGAGVLAVAAIAVLAIVAGGGSGAKSTPPAAAEAAPVAAPPPVEPTPVAAPAPTPVAPTPVAPPAPAPIELVVDSKPAGATVLLDGVELGTTPYHGTRPPADGQLALTVRLKGHVDATVTAPADASSTQRVDLKKRPRAGTHTDRDDSVNPFGP, encoded by the coding sequence ATGGGGGTGGTCTACGCGGCGCAGCATGCGCTGATCGGTCGCCACGCCGCGGTGAAGGTGCTGCTGCCCGAGCTGTCCCAGAACCAGGACATCGTCACCCGGTTCTTCAACGAGGCCCGGGCGGCGACGGCGATCCGGCACCCGGGCATCGTCGAGATCTTCGACTTCGGATACTGCGCCGACGGCTCGGCCTACATCGTCATGGAGTTGCTCGCCGGCGAGAGCCTCGCGGCGCGCATGCTGCGCGGGCGCATGTCGGTGGAGGGCGCGCTCCTGGTCGTGCGGCAGATCGCCGGCGCCCTCGCGGCGGCCCACGCTCAGCGCATCGTCCATCGCGATCTCAAGCCCGACAACGTGTTCCTGGTGCCCGACCCCGAGGTGCCGGGCGGCGAGCGGATCAAGCTGCTCGACTTCGGCATCGCCAAGCTCACCGGTGACGGCGAGCAGAGCAGCAAGACCCGCACCGGCACGGTCATGGGCACGCCGACGTACATGGCCCCCGAGCAGTGCCGCGGCGTCAGCCTCGACCACCGCGCTGACCTGTACTCGCTGGGCTGCATCCTGTTCGAGCTGCTCACCGGGCGACCGCCGTTCGTCGGCGAGGGCGTCGGCGACGTGCTCGCGGCCCACATCCACGTGCCGCCGCCGCCGCTCCTGTCGCTCGTGCCCGACGCCGGGCCCGAGCTCGACCAGCTGATGCAGCGCCTGCTGGCCAAGGATCCCGAGTACCGGATCCAGACCGCGGCCGAGATCATCCACGCGGTCGACGCGCTGTCGGGCGGGGCGGCCTACCGCACCGGGCCCGCGGTCGTCGGTGGCGGCCACCTGCCCACCAGCCCGATGATCTCGGGCCCGACGACGCTCAGCGGCTCGGCTCGCCTCATGACCAGCGCCGGGGGGCCGCCCCTGGCCCGGTCGCGGACGCCGCTGTTCATCGGCGCCGGCGTGCTCGCGGTCGCGGCGATCGCGGTGCTCGCGATCGTCGCGGGCGGCGGCAGCGGCGCGAAGTCGACCCCACCCGCCGCGGCCGAGGCGGCGCCGGTCGCCGCGCCGCCGCCGGTCGAGCCCACGCCGGTCGCCGCACCCGCGCCGACCCCGGTCGCGCCGACCCCGGTCGCGCCGCCCGCGCCCGCGCCGATCGAGCTGGTGGTTGACTCCAAGCCCGCCGGGGCGACCGTGTTGCTCGACGGGGTCGAACTCGGCACCACGCCGTACCACGGCACGCGCCCGCCCGCCGACGGCCAGCTCGCGCTCACCGTCCGGCTCAAGGGTCACGTCGACGCGACCGTGACCGCGCCCGCCGACGCGTCGAGCACGCAGCGGGTCGACCTGAAGAAGCGTCCGCGCGCCGGGACCCACACCGACCGCGACGACAGCGTGAACCCGTTCGGCCCCTGA